In Fervidobacterium nodosum Rt17-B1, one genomic interval encodes:
- a CDS encoding SAM hydrolase/SAM-dependent halogenase family protein — MIVFMTDWGSSHYVGICKGVMRSITNDEIVDLTHSITPYNVREAMYILDRSADWFPEKSVFLVVVDYGVGTARKAIAVETDKYYFVAPDNGVLTLVLERYQPKSIIDLVNKKYHLGSSKTFHGRDIFSPAAAYITKGIFNELGTRLPNYATIPYRKAHKSNNVIHGEIAYFDRFGNVETNIPFSWIAEKDSVNLKIGNKTYQIPVVETYADVDEGELLVHEDSTGYVEIAINKGIAREKLRCIEGCEIEVHI, encoded by the coding sequence ATGATAGTATTCATGACTGATTGGGGCAGTTCTCATTATGTTGGTATATGCAAAGGAGTAATGAGAAGTATAACAAATGATGAAATAGTTGATTTAACTCACTCAATTACGCCGTACAACGTTAGAGAAGCTATGTATATTTTAGATAGAAGTGCAGATTGGTTCCCCGAAAAGAGTGTTTTTTTAGTAGTCGTCGACTACGGTGTTGGAACAGCCAGAAAAGCAATTGCAGTGGAAACCGACAAATATTATTTCGTGGCTCCTGATAACGGAGTTTTGACACTCGTACTTGAACGTTACCAACCGAAAAGCATAATCGATTTGGTTAATAAAAAATATCATCTTGGAAGCTCGAAAACATTCCATGGAAGAGATATATTCTCTCCTGCTGCTGCGTATATAACAAAAGGTATTTTTAACGAACTAGGCACAAGATTACCTAATTACGCAACGATACCATATAGGAAAGCCCATAAATCAAACAATGTAATACACGGTGAAATTGCGTATTTTGACAGATTTGGAAACGTTGAAACTAACATACCATTCTCCTGGATAGCTGAAAAAGATTCCGTAAATCTAAAAATAGGAAATAAAACATATCAAATTCCTGTCGTTGAAACGTATGCGGATGTTGATGAAGGCGAACTTTTAGTGCACGAAGATAGCACAGGGTATGTAGAAATAGCCATAAACAAAGGAATTGCACGTGAAAAATTACGTTGTATTGAAGGATGTGAAATAGAAGTTCACATTTAA
- a CDS encoding DDE-type integrase/transposase/recombinase, which translates to MVNVQLKCPHCGSSNFIKNGHDKFKNQIFFCKDCKRYFKLSFTKKHKLFSFPYPRCVHCNHVMEIYKIRRYFVRFRCRKCNFKTSVPLSLPQPVPFNFHPFKFFRFPIYIILKAFILYFKYNLSLRAIKACLNINVSHVAIYKWIIKLSSVISLFEFENVFKVHGDETVIVFRDKKYYVWLLVEHGTNLIVAWHVSRYRDMSQVKILLDKYFSQRKQNTQIELITDGLKAYEIAVKLNFDNVEHREVRLGKNNECESKFSLFKMFVRAKRSFKKFSNIRYYVNGFCVVRNLCKLYENENEMITALASIITTS; encoded by the coding sequence ATGGTTAATGTCCAACTCAAATGCCCTCATTGTGGCTCTTCTAACTTCATCAAAAACGGTCATGATAAGTTCAAAAACCAAATCTTCTTTTGCAAAGACTGCAAGCGTTACTTTAAACTTTCTTTTACCAAAAAACACAAACTCTTCTCTTTCCCTTACCCTCGTTGTGTTCATTGTAACCATGTCATGGAAATTTACAAAATCCGCCGTTATTTCGTTCGTTTCAGATGCAGAAAGTGCAACTTCAAAACTTCTGTTCCGCTTTCTCTTCCTCAGCCTGTACCTTTCAACTTTCATCCCTTCAAATTCTTTCGTTTCCCTATCTATATCATTCTCAAAGCTTTCATCTTGTACTTCAAATACAACCTTTCTCTTCGTGCTATTAAAGCTTGCTTGAATATCAATGTCTCTCATGTTGCTATTTACAAATGGATTATCAAGTTATCTTCTGTTATTTCGCTTTTTGAGTTTGAGAATGTATTTAAAGTTCACGGTGATGAAACAGTTATTGTATTTCGAGACAAAAAGTACTATGTGTGGCTATTAGTTGAGCATGGTACGAATTTAATAGTAGCTTGGCATGTATCAAGATATCGTGATATGTCACAAGTTAAGATATTGTTAGATAAATACTTTAGTCAAAGAAAACAAAACACACAAATAGAGTTAATAACCGATGGACTAAAAGCGTACGAGATAGCAGTGAAACTAAATTTTGATAATGTTGAGCACAGAGAAGTAAGACTAGGTAAAAACAACGAATGTGAATCGAAATTTTCGTTATTTAAGATGTTTGTTAGAGCGAAAAGGAGCTTCAAGAAATTTAGCAACATACGGTACTATGTAAATGGTTTTTGTGTAGTAAGGAACCTATGCAAGTTATATGAGAACGAAAATGAGATGATTACAGCTTTAGCTTCCATCATCACTACTAGTTAA
- a CDS encoding energy-coupling factor transporter transmembrane component T family protein, with amino-acid sequence MNITIGKYIPKDSVIHKIDPRAKLISVIIQITLVMLVSNLIEYIIPVSLFIILMYLSKIKPIAYLRSLKSMWFLILFAGLVQYFEGGVVSALYIILRLVLVFLFASMLTYTTPPLLTARGIVEMLKYVKVKEEAREDFGMMLAISIRFIPVLLDETDRIIKAQLSRGAKYSEKGIRNKLSAVTSIIIPLLVSSLRKAEELSLALQARKYGLGKRTHYYSLKWNISDTVFLLSNITVLAIVIAIRLF; translated from the coding sequence TTGAACATTACCATTGGAAAATATATTCCAAAAGATTCTGTGATTCATAAAATAGATCCACGGGCAAAATTGATAAGTGTGATAATTCAAATTACTTTAGTTATGCTTGTGAGTAATTTAATTGAATATATAATTCCTGTATCGCTTTTCATTATATTGATGTACCTTTCAAAAATAAAGCCAATAGCTTATTTAAGAAGTTTGAAAAGTATGTGGTTTTTAATACTTTTCGCAGGGTTAGTCCAATATTTTGAAGGTGGTGTTGTTTCCGCGTTGTATATAATTTTAAGATTAGTATTGGTATTTTTATTTGCCTCAATGTTGACTTACACAACACCACCACTTTTAACAGCGAGAGGCATTGTCGAAATGTTAAAATATGTAAAGGTCAAAGAAGAAGCTCGCGAAGATTTTGGTATGATGTTAGCTATATCGATAAGATTTATCCCTGTACTATTAGACGAAACTGATCGAATAATTAAAGCACAACTTTCAAGAGGTGCTAAGTATTCTGAAAAGGGTATAAGAAACAAACTCTCTGCTGTTACAAGCATAATAATTCCGTTGCTCGTTTCATCTTTAAGGAAAGCAGAGGAGCTTTCTCTTGCACTTCAAGCAAGAAAATATGGTCTTGGTAAACGAACGCACTATTACTCACTCAAATGGAACATTTCAGATACTGTGTTTTTATTATCCAATATAACCGTACTTGCTATTGTAATTGCGATAAGGCTTTTTTGA
- a CDS encoding M20 metallopeptidase family protein, protein MAISPIELRHKLHSNPELAFNEYKTQNILIQSLESLGLRPIIIAKTGLILHIEKDKTKPSILYRADMDALPLVEETGCEFSSTNGNMHACGHDIHMAIMYGVIKEIVEKDIPGNYVFVFQPAEETIGGAKYVIDEMREKYKVKYATALHVTDEYKLGEFASTEGTLFACAMEITAKFKGLSAHIAQKHRGIDALKHAVEFLHEFYHSNIDTNEYGKRVLTGFGKMFAGNVRNAVADYSEVQGSIRGETLEIVLQTFEKISQNAQKYNGTIEKGSLYPPVVNNSKLVEKFRDFVSKSGLNFIDCGMKYTGEDFGFFTMKYPSLMFWAGVRTNDIQYGLHNPKFLPSDEVIPFLVDFMVKWLIELSQVSIH, encoded by the coding sequence ATGGCAATATCACCTATCGAACTCAGACATAAGCTTCATAGCAATCCCGAATTAGCTTTTAATGAATATAAAACACAAAACATCTTGATACAGTCTCTTGAATCTTTGGGGTTAAGACCTATTATCATAGCAAAGACGGGATTAATTCTCCACATAGAGAAAGATAAAACCAAACCTTCGATATTGTACAGAGCTGACATGGACGCACTTCCACTAGTTGAAGAAACAGGATGTGAGTTTTCATCAACAAATGGAAATATGCATGCATGTGGTCATGATATACACATGGCGATTATGTATGGAGTTATAAAGGAGATAGTTGAAAAAGATATTCCAGGCAATTATGTATTTGTCTTTCAACCTGCTGAAGAAACAATAGGTGGCGCAAAGTACGTTATCGATGAGATGCGAGAAAAATACAAAGTAAAATACGCAACAGCACTCCATGTAACTGATGAGTACAAGCTTGGGGAGTTCGCTTCAACTGAAGGTACACTGTTCGCATGTGCTATGGAAATTACGGCAAAATTCAAAGGTTTATCTGCACATATTGCTCAAAAACATAGAGGAATAGATGCGTTAAAACATGCTGTAGAATTCCTACATGAGTTTTATCATTCAAACATCGATACCAACGAATATGGAAAAAGAGTTTTGACTGGTTTTGGAAAAATGTTTGCTGGAAATGTAAGAAACGCCGTTGCAGATTACTCAGAAGTTCAAGGCTCCATTAGGGGCGAGACACTTGAAATAGTCCTTCAAACATTTGAAAAGATATCACAAAATGCACAAAAATATAATGGAACGATAGAAAAAGGGAGCTTATATCCACCTGTCGTAAACAATAGCAAACTTGTTGAGAAATTCCGCGATTTCGTGTCGAAATCTGGATTAAACTTTATAGATTGTGGTATGAAATACACAGGGGAGGATTTTGGATTTTTCACCATGAAATATCCATCACTGATGTTCTGGGCAGGAGTGAGAACTAACGATATCCAATACGGATTACATAATCCCAAGTTCCTCCCATCGGATGAGGTTATTCCATTTTTGGTTGATTTTATGGTAAAATGGCTAATAGAATTATCTCAGGTAAGCATTCATTAA
- a CDS encoding aspartate-semialdehyde dehydrogenase — MLKVGIVGATGAVGRNMVEVLENSKVEISEIRLFASERSSGQVMKFRGMEVLVERLTPDAMKEGFDYLLFSAGSDVSKEFAPIAAEAGTVVIDNSSAFRMVPEIPLVVPEINGHLLKNYQGIVANPNCSTIQMVLALYRVHDRYQLHEIFVSTYQAVSGAGYKAIREYEEQLAGSNRYSVFARQIAHNVIPLIGSIVDDITQEEWKMINETKKILNSRSVNVYPTTVRVPVRIGHSESIIARTLFPIMSKEDLIDTISSGEDVVVHEDIVTPIEVEKDDYVHVSRIRLFDAHTFGVWVVADNLRVGAATNAVRIMEKHIELNKISVKSGE, encoded by the coding sequence ATGTTGAAGGTAGGTATTGTTGGTGCAACAGGTGCGGTTGGTAGAAACATGGTGGAAGTTTTGGAGAATTCCAAAGTGGAAATTTCAGAGATTAGGTTATTTGCTTCTGAAAGATCGTCTGGGCAGGTTATGAAATTTAGGGGTATGGAAGTTTTAGTTGAAAGGCTTACTCCAGATGCTATGAAAGAAGGCTTTGATTATTTACTATTTTCCGCTGGTTCAGATGTTTCGAAAGAATTCGCACCTATTGCGGCTGAAGCTGGGACAGTAGTTATCGATAATTCTTCGGCATTTAGGATGGTACCTGAGATTCCATTGGTTGTTCCTGAAATCAACGGTCATTTATTGAAAAATTACCAGGGAATAGTTGCAAATCCGAATTGTTCAACTATCCAGATGGTCCTGGCACTTTACAGAGTACACGATAGATACCAACTCCACGAGATTTTTGTTTCTACGTACCAAGCAGTTTCAGGTGCAGGGTATAAGGCTATAAGAGAATACGAAGAACAACTTGCTGGTAGTAACCGTTATTCTGTTTTTGCGAGACAAATTGCGCATAATGTTATCCCACTTATTGGGAGTATAGTAGACGATATAACTCAAGAAGAATGGAAGATGATAAATGAAACTAAAAAGATTTTAAACTCTCGTTCTGTGAATGTTTATCCTACAACGGTTAGAGTGCCTGTTAGGATAGGTCATTCTGAAAGTATTATTGCCAGAACCCTCTTTCCAATCATGTCAAAAGAAGATTTAATCGATACTATTTCAAGTGGTGAAGATGTCGTTGTTCACGAAGACATAGTTACACCAATCGAGGTTGAAAAGGATGATTACGTGCATGTAAGTAGAATAAGATTATTCGATGCTCATACATTTGGTGTATGGGTTGTCGCTGATAATCTTCGCGTTGGTGCTGCGACAAATGCCGTTAGAATTATGGAAAAGCATATTGAATTGAATAAAATATCCGTCAAGTCAGGCGAGTGA
- a CDS encoding aspartate aminotransferase family protein, which translates to MSYIANTYNRYPMKISRGKGIYLWDDRGNQYIDTFMGIGVLLFGHNHEKVIDAMKRKMERYVHLSNFFLDEDAEFIAERLVKETKKDGRVFFTNSGAESTECALKIIRKVRKSGKIVSFDKNFHGRTMKALSVTGFPNIREQFVNDQDVVFLPYDNDTVTNFFERESDIAAVFVEVIHGSGGLDVIPNDILNIISRYKKEKGFILVVDEVQSGLGRTGKFYAYQHFDVEPDIVTLAKGIGGGVPLGACIMLGEYADVLNKGEHGSTFAPNPVALAGGRAVLEMIDEKLLAHVEKMGELFEEKFKSLSFVSSVKGMGLMRGISLAKNNVLKAEVFLEHGLLVNILGNGTIRFLLPLNINEEEIEEVSLKFKKALSQLQ; encoded by the coding sequence GTGAGCTATATCGCCAATACTTACAATCGCTATCCGATGAAAATATCACGAGGAAAAGGCATATACCTTTGGGATGATAGAGGGAATCAATACATCGACACATTTATGGGCATTGGTGTTCTGCTCTTTGGACATAACCATGAGAAGGTAATAGATGCAATGAAACGTAAAATGGAAAGGTATGTCCATTTATCAAACTTTTTCTTAGACGAAGATGCGGAGTTTATCGCTGAAAGATTAGTAAAAGAGACCAAAAAAGATGGAAGAGTTTTTTTCACAAATTCTGGAGCAGAGAGTACAGAATGTGCTTTAAAAATTATAAGAAAAGTTCGTAAAAGTGGGAAAATAGTTTCATTTGATAAGAATTTTCACGGTAGGACGATGAAAGCTTTGAGTGTAACAGGTTTCCCGAACATAAGAGAACAGTTTGTCAATGACCAAGATGTTGTATTCTTGCCATATGATAATGATACCGTTACCAATTTTTTTGAAAGAGAAAGTGACATCGCAGCGGTATTTGTAGAAGTTATTCACGGTAGCGGAGGTCTTGATGTGATACCTAACGATATTTTAAATATCATATCTCGATACAAAAAAGAGAAAGGATTTATACTTGTAGTAGACGAAGTCCAGAGCGGTTTAGGAAGAACTGGGAAATTCTATGCATACCAGCATTTTGACGTAGAACCGGATATCGTAACTTTGGCAAAGGGAATTGGTGGTGGGGTACCTTTAGGTGCATGTATTATGCTTGGTGAGTACGCGGATGTACTAAATAAAGGTGAACACGGTTCGACGTTTGCACCTAACCCTGTAGCTTTAGCTGGCGGAAGAGCTGTACTTGAGATGATTGATGAAAAGTTATTGGCACATGTTGAAAAAATGGGAGAGTTATTCGAAGAAAAATTCAAAAGTTTAAGTTTTGTTAGCTCAGTGAAAGGAATGGGACTTATGAGAGGTATTTCATTAGCCAAAAACAATGTATTAAAAGCGGAGGTATTTTTAGAACATGGACTTTTAGTAAATATACTTGGAAATGGGACTATAAGATTTCTATTACCATTGAATATAAATGAGGAAGAAATTGAAGAAGTATCTTTAAAATTCAAAAAAGCCTTATCGCAATTACAATAG
- the dapA gene encoding 4-hydroxy-tetrahydrodipicolinate synthase encodes MFTGVGTAIVTPFSNGEVDYGSYEKLVRWQIESGVKAIVVAGTTGEGVTLTVEEREKLVALTKQICEGKAQVIVGTGTNDTRKTLELSLSAEKSGADALLIVTPYYNKPTQEGLYAHYKYLSERLSKPIIIYNVPSRTGVNISPETVARLASDCKNIVAIKEANTDVNQADEIYRLTNGDFYIYSGNDDRAFHMICAGAKGVISVASNIIPEQMVELANKTLQNDVVTARNIHFKYLELMKVLFVETNPIPVKAALNLLGIIKNELRLPLVPAKQSTVELLEKVMKKVGVLS; translated from the coding sequence ATGTTTACAGGCGTAGGCACAGCAATTGTGACACCGTTTAGTAATGGTGAGGTTGATTATGGTTCGTACGAAAAGTTAGTCCGATGGCAGATTGAATCGGGGGTTAAAGCTATCGTTGTTGCAGGGACAACCGGTGAAGGAGTAACATTGACTGTTGAGGAACGTGAAAAACTTGTGGCTTTGACAAAGCAAATCTGTGAGGGAAAAGCGCAAGTTATAGTTGGTACGGGAACAAACGATACTCGTAAGACGTTAGAACTTTCCTTGAGTGCTGAGAAATCGGGAGCAGATGCACTGTTAATTGTTACACCGTATTACAACAAACCAACACAGGAGGGGTTATACGCACATTATAAATACTTATCTGAACGTTTATCTAAGCCAATAATAATTTACAATGTTCCAAGTAGAACAGGTGTAAACATCTCACCCGAGACGGTTGCAAGACTCGCAAGTGACTGTAAAAACATAGTGGCGATAAAAGAGGCAAACACTGATGTCAATCAAGCCGATGAAATATACAGACTAACCAATGGTGATTTTTACATATACTCTGGGAATGATGATAGAGCTTTTCATATGATATGCGCCGGTGCAAAAGGTGTTATTTCAGTGGCTTCAAACATTATTCCAGAACAGATGGTAGAATTAGCAAATAAAACTCTTCAAAATGACGTTGTCACAGCTAGGAATATTCATTTCAAATACTTAGAACTTATGAAGGTTCTCTTCGTAGAGACTAATCCAATTCCGGTAAAAGCTGCTTTAAATTTGCTTGGAATAATTAAAAATGAACTCAGATTACCACTTGTTCCAGCAAAACAATCAACTGTAGAGCTTTTGGAAAAAGTTATGAAGAAAGTTGGTGTATTATCATGA
- the dapF gene encoding diaminopimelate epimerase: MDKKLKIYKYNANGNTFILIDCLDNTLDDSEKSEIVLKSVENRDGAIFVERNNNLFHMDYFNRDGKRAAFCGNGARTFVNYLKEYYGLSGEVLFSTTSGMLKALVDEDVSVQMPNPKYVKQISYESFQGALIETGVPHIVIRVENVDFIDIENVAPEIRRIFDANVNFYDVVQEKFLRVRTFERGVERETKSCGSGITSTSFYYKYYILKDGKQPDEIKVLSLGGVLHVLFKENEVYLEGRVEHE, from the coding sequence ATGGATAAAAAATTAAAAATTTACAAGTACAACGCTAACGGTAACACGTTTATATTAATAGATTGTCTGGATAACACTCTAGATGATTCTGAAAAGTCTGAAATAGTACTCAAAAGTGTTGAAAATCGTGATGGGGCGATATTCGTTGAAAGGAATAACAATTTGTTTCATATGGATTATTTCAACAGAGATGGTAAAAGGGCGGCATTTTGCGGTAACGGTGCAAGAACGTTTGTTAATTATTTGAAGGAATACTATGGTTTAAGTGGAGAAGTTTTATTTTCAACAACTTCAGGGATGTTAAAGGCATTAGTTGATGAGGATGTATCTGTTCAAATGCCCAATCCAAAATATGTAAAACAAATATCTTACGAAAGTTTTCAAGGAGCTCTTATCGAAACAGGTGTTCCACACATCGTGATACGAGTTGAAAATGTAGATTTTATAGATATTGAAAATGTGGCACCTGAAATTCGAAGGATTTTTGATGCAAATGTTAATTTTTACGATGTAGTTCAAGAGAAATTTCTTAGGGTAAGAACTTTTGAACGCGGTGTAGAGCGCGAGACAAAATCTTGTGGTTCTGGAATTACTTCAACGTCGTTTTATTATAAGTATTACATTTTAAAAGATGGTAAACAGCCTGATGAAATCAAAGTTTTGTCACTTGGTGGTGTGTTGCATGTTTTGTTTAAAGAGAATGAGGTTTATCTTGAAGGGAGGGTCGAACATGAGTGA
- the dapD gene encoding 2,3,4,5-tetrahydropyridine-2,6-dicarboxylate N-acetyltransferase — translation MADISNKKVSELTSEEIIQLIANSKKKTIVRVYVSGNLKALDIRDFEGYGKEFEFVGGQDFGVLFGNYEYIKEILRNNSITSFKVEYIAHNSAIPLSDISKFNARIEPGAIIREYVEIGNNAVIMMGAVINLGAIIGEGTMIDMNTVIGARARIGKYCHIGAGSVIAGVVEPPSAQPVIIEDNVVIGANAVILEGVRVGEHSVVAAGAVVVEDVPPYTVVAGVPAKVIKKVDEKTISKTQLIEELRKLR, via the coding sequence ATGGCTGATATATCCAATAAGAAGGTAAGTGAATTAACCAGTGAAGAGATAATACAACTCATAGCTAACAGTAAGAAGAAAACCATAGTTAGAGTTTACGTAAGTGGTAACTTAAAGGCTTTGGATATTCGTGATTTCGAAGGATACGGTAAAGAATTTGAGTTTGTTGGTGGTCAAGATTTTGGTGTGCTTTTTGGAAATTACGAATATATAAAAGAAATACTCCGAAACAATTCAATCACTTCTTTTAAAGTTGAATACATAGCACATAATTCGGCTATACCACTTTCCGATATTTCAAAATTTAACGCTCGAATAGAGCCTGGCGCGATAATTCGTGAATATGTTGAAATAGGTAATAACGCAGTTATTATGATGGGTGCGGTAATTAATTTGGGAGCTATCATTGGTGAAGGTACAATGATTGACATGAATACTGTTATTGGTGCAAGAGCAAGGATTGGAAAATATTGTCACATTGGTGCTGGGAGTGTTATCGCCGGGGTTGTTGAACCACCAAGTGCTCAACCAGTGATTATAGAAGATAACGTTGTAATAGGTGCAAATGCGGTCATTTTAGAAGGTGTAAGGGTTGGTGAACACTCCGTTGTTGCGGCTGGTGCGGTCGTTGTTGAAGATGTTCCACCTTACACGGTGGTTGCGGGTGTTCCAGCAAAAGTAATTAAAAAAGTTGATGAAAAAACTATAAGTAAAACACAGCTCATCGAAGAATTAAGAAAATTGAGGTGA
- a CDS encoding 4-hydroxy-tetrahydrodipicolinate reductase, whose protein sequence is MKYGVIGANGKMGREIIDYFSSIGDELVMKIDIGLEEIVDRPDVIIDFSNRSALDKTIELCQKFSCPLVIGTTALTGEDFDRLRELSNIVPVVQSYNFSQGIAILKSILESFGKYFSDWDGAIVEIHHNQKKDAPSGTAIMLKNSLSREIPISSLRIGGVFGEHVVIFSNAGEVIEIKHTALSRRAFSLGVRKAALFALEKNKGFYSYSDVLNEF, encoded by the coding sequence ATGAAATACGGAGTTATTGGTGCCAACGGGAAGATGGGAAGAGAGATAATAGATTATTTTTCAAGTATAGGTGATGAGCTGGTCATGAAAATAGATATTGGTTTAGAAGAAATAGTAGATAGACCAGATGTAATAATAGATTTTTCAAATAGGTCAGCGCTTGATAAAACTATTGAACTATGCCAGAAATTTTCATGCCCACTTGTGATAGGTACAACTGCTTTAACAGGCGAAGATTTCGATAGGTTAAGAGAGTTATCAAATATTGTTCCTGTCGTTCAAAGTTATAACTTTTCGCAAGGTATAGCTATTTTGAAATCTATTTTGGAAAGTTTTGGTAAATACTTTTCAGATTGGGATGGTGCTATAGTCGAGATTCATCACAATCAAAAGAAAGACGCACCTTCAGGAACAGCGATAATGCTAAAGAACTCTCTGAGTCGTGAAATACCTATAAGCTCTCTAAGAATAGGTGGTGTTTTTGGTGAACATGTAGTTATATTTTCAAACGCTGGAGAAGTTATAGAAATAAAGCACACAGCTTTATCAAGGAGGGCATTTTCTTTAGGTGTTAGAAAAGCAGCATTGTTTGCCTTGGAAAAAAATAAGGGTTTTTATTCATACTCAGATGTTTTAAATGAATTTTAG
- a CDS encoding aspartate kinase: MRVVVQKYGGSSVADTDRIKNVANRIAKKVQEGYKVVSVISAMGKTTDQLINLAKSLSQRPDERELDMLLVTGEQVSCALVAITLKDIGINAISLNAFQAKILTTKHHTNARIMDISVSHLREYLKEYDVIVVTGFQGVTEDGHFTTLGRGGSDTSAVALAAKLKCDCEIYSDVVGVYSCDPRLYPNAKKWDYITYDDMLELAATGAKVLHSRSVEIAKKYNVKIYCASSFSQEEGTWVVDRLPEWLEEPVVTGVSLDRNQMKVSIMDLPNEATVIADIFKRVADKGINVDMISLVKNGSSTHVSFTVVPDGVGKIEELLNETLSVYGAKYHFYGQFAKITVVGTGMRSSYGVASKLLEVLQSEQVEPELITTSEIKISVLVPEDKAEMLVKKICEAFEL; encoded by the coding sequence GTGAGGGTAGTTGTACAAAAATATGGAGGTTCTTCGGTTGCTGATACGGATAGAATAAAGAATGTTGCTAATAGAATTGCCAAAAAAGTTCAAGAAGGGTACAAAGTTGTGTCAGTTATTTCAGCTATGGGGAAGACAACAGACCAGCTTATAAACCTTGCCAAATCACTTTCGCAAAGGCCTGATGAAAGAGAATTAGATATGCTCCTTGTAACTGGTGAACAAGTTTCGTGTGCCCTTGTTGCAATTACTTTAAAAGATATTGGTATAAACGCAATATCACTAAACGCATTCCAAGCGAAGATATTAACCACAAAACACCATACAAACGCAAGGATAATGGATATAAGTGTTTCTCATTTAAGAGAATATTTGAAAGAATACGACGTAATTGTTGTTACCGGATTTCAGGGGGTTACAGAAGATGGTCACTTCACAACACTCGGTCGCGGTGGATCGGATACTTCTGCAGTTGCTCTAGCTGCGAAATTAAAGTGCGATTGTGAGATTTACAGTGATGTTGTTGGTGTCTATTCGTGTGACCCAAGGTTATATCCGAATGCAAAGAAATGGGATTATATAACCTATGATGATATGCTTGAACTTGCCGCGACTGGCGCAAAAGTCCTTCACTCAAGGTCTGTTGAAATAGCAAAAAAGTATAATGTAAAAATTTACTGTGCTTCTTCATTTTCACAGGAGGAGGGAACGTGGGTGGTTGACAGATTACCAGAATGGCTTGAAGAGCCTGTTGTAACGGGTGTAAGTTTGGATAGAAATCAGATGAAAGTTTCAATTATGGATTTACCAAACGAAGCCACGGTTATCGCCGATATATTCAAAAGAGTTGCCGATAAAGGCATAAATGTAGATATGATTTCACTTGTTAAGAACGGTTCATCAACACATGTTTCTTTTACGGTTGTGCCCGATGGTGTTGGAAAGATTGAAGAGCTATTGAACGAAACACTTTCGGTCTATGGTGCGAAGTATCATTTTTACGGACAATTTGCAAAGATAACGGTTGTTGGTACTGGTATGAGGTCAAGTTACGGTGTTGCATCAAAACTTTTGGAAGTATTGCAAAGTGAGCAAGTAGAACCAGAATTAATAACGACATCCGAGATAAAGATATCAGTTCTTGTTCCGGAAGATAAAGCTGAGATGCTCGTTAAAAAAATCTGTGAGGCGTTTGAATTGTAA